Genomic DNA from Torulaspora delbrueckii CBS 1146 chromosome 8, complete genome:
TACGACCGAATTAAATAGTCTAGAGTGGTCGACTCTCTTGATCCTCCTAACTTTATATTCATTCGCCACCCTGTAATTAAGGAAATCCTAGGAGCTGTGGCTGGGTAATGTTGATTTTATTCATAAAGAAGCTATAAAGAACTATAATCGATGACTTTGAACCATTAGAAGTCTCTAGGCGAGCTTGTAATAGTCTCCACGGTTTCCAGTGAGGTTGTTTTTGGTTTGATGAGCTAGTTTTCGAGTTTGGCGAGCAATTTCTTGTGCAATTGACcaagtttctcaaaatcgGTCTCTTGAGCTGGCCAACCAACAATCAAGCCTGTCTTTTCGTCTCTCTTGGGGATCAAATGGAAATGAACATGGTCCACCACTTGGTGTGCGATCTTGCCGTTGTTTTGCAATAGGTTGTAACCCACTGGGCTGTCGATCCCATCAGTGTCCAATTCGAGTGCTTTGGCTAGTTTCTTGGCGATTGGGAGCACGTCAGCGAGGAATTCATCGGGAACGGAGTGCAGTTTACCACCGTGGTACTTTGGGATGATCAATGCATGGCCTTCAGAAGTGGGTTGAATGTCTAGGAACGAAAAGGCGTGTGCGGTTTCGATCAACTTGAAGGAGGGAATTTCTCCCTTGATGATCTTACAGAAGATACAGGCGGCGTCCTGCTTAATTGACATTATGCTTAGGCTGGTTGTCTCCGTAAGAGACAAGGAGCGGCCAAGATCGATGCCCGGTGAGCCTTTATTATAACTATGAGCGAGCGTCATTCTCGACGAGCTTCAAGAGAGCTTTACAGTTATCCATGTGAGCCAGAAGAAGCCTCTGTTGATGTTGGAAATTGCCTAAGGTCATTGTGGGATCTGCAGATCCACTCAAGATTTTTGTGCCAAAGGTTCCTCTCTTTTTAGCTCACTTCCAAGTATTGAAAGCTACTGGCACGGTGGAGACAAATTTGCACTCCTTTAGCGTATTTAAAACCTACAACTGAAAGCCTTAGCGAGATCTTTAAGCCTTCTCATTGTCTTCTTGTTTTattgtcaatttttttaGTTTTCAGTATTCTAAtttaatgaaaaaatgaCTCGATGAGCTCGAAAGACTCATTTTAAAAGATCGCTTTCCATCTCAGGCTGATACGCCCCTCATATCTCCAAAGATGATCAGATCAACTGTCACAAGGCAATTGGTTAGAACTGTCGCTCTAAGACAGTGCCGTTATGCTCCAGTGGTCCTAAGAACTGCTTGTGTTTCTCCAAATGTACACAATCACCGTTTCTACGCTACAAAGATTCAACCAAAGTTAACTAGTGAGAACTACCCATCTGTGAAACGTAATCCAAACTATAAGCAGCTTTCTAGTGAagacttgaactttttcaagTCTATTTTGACtgagaatgaaattttaCAGGCTTCCGAGTCTGAAGATCTGGCATTTTACAATGAGGATTGGATGAGAAAGTACAAGGGTCAATCCAAGATCGTTTTGAAACCTAAATCGGTTGAGAAAATTGCCAAGATTGTGAAATATTGCaatgaacaaaaattaGCAGTTGTTCCACAGGGTGGTAATACCGGTCTCGTTGGTGGTTCTGTTCCAGTTTTTGACGAAATTATACTCTCTGTTGCAAACTTGAATCAAATCAGACACTTTGATCCAGTTAGTGGTATCTTGAAATGTGACGCCGGTGTGATTTTAGAGAACGCTGATAACTTTTTGGCAGAACATGGTTACATCTTCCCACTAGATCTAGGTGCCAAGGGTTCTTGTCATGTCGGTGGTGTGGTGGCTACTAACGCAGGCGGCCTAAGACTATTGCGTTACGGATCCCTTCACGGTAGTGTTTTGGGCCTGGAAGTTGTTATGCCCAACGGTGATATCGTTAACAGCATGGACGCCTTGAGAAAGGATAACACTGGTTACGACCTGAAGCAATTGTTTATCGGTTCTGAAGGTACCATTGGTATCATCACCGGTGTGTCCATCATGACTCCTACTAGACCAAAGGCTTTCAATGTAAGTTTCTTGGCAGTTGAGAGCTACGAAGctgttcaacaagtttttgTCAAGGCAAAGAAGGACTTGTCAGAAATTCTATCTGCCTTTGAGTTTATGGACTCAAACTCTCAGGAGTTGACCAAGCAACATTTGCCAGATTCACCACATCCGTTTGAAGATAAGTATCCTTTCTACGTCTTGATTGAGACTTCTGGTGCCAACAAGGAACATGATGATGCCAAATTGGAAGCTTTCTTGGAGAGCGCTATGGAGGAGGAATTGGTTGTCGATGGTGTGGTCGCACAAGATGAAACTGAATTAAAGAACTTGTGGCAGTGGAGAGAGATGATTCCTGAATCTTCTCAAGCCGGCGGTGGTGTCTACAAATACGATGTGTCCTtgcctttgaaagatttgtaCTCCTTGGTTGAAGCTGCCAATACCAAGCTTGCGGAAGCTGGACTTGTCGGTGAAGCTCCAAAGCCTGTTATTCAGGCCATTGGCTACGGTCACGTTGGTGATGGTAACTTGCATCTCAACGTCGCGGTCAGAGAATACAGtaaagatgttgaaaaggCTTTGGAACCATTTGTTTACGAATTTGTGTCTTCCAAGCACGGCTCTATTAGTGCGGAACATGGTCTTGGcttccaaaagaagaactacATTGGGTACTCTAAAAATGCGGAGGAAGTTaaattgatcaaggatCTGAGAACACATTACGATCCAAATGCCATCCTCAATCCTTACAAATACGTTTAAATATTCGAATTACATAATTCAAGGTAAGAACCCACCTTTCTTGAGACTTGCAACCGCAGTGCTTGAAATGTGTCGAAACCGTGAAGAACCCAGTGGGATTCCCCCATACCATCTTGTCACTATCACAAGTACGTTTACAACATTGGCCTGATGCAACAACGTGAGCAACCGCTGTCCCGCACCATTCTCGCCATTGTCTGAAGAACCTTGCTCAGTGGCACCTATCCTCCAGGCATACATATGCGGATGACTGGCCTTACGAACTCGTTTGTCGTTTTCTAAAAGGTTCTGTAATATCTCATCTATCTTTGTTCTGTTTGTTAAAGTACAACAACGACCTtgaaatttggatttgcGGTCTACAAGCAGCTCAGATTCATTCATTTGTTAAAGATAAGACTATACATCTAGATCAATACCCGATTAAACGACGCAATGGCCACTGTTGTTTCATCtctagcttcttcttctctctttcttcttgagtgAAGCTCTGTTTCTCGCTCACCGTGTAACCAGGTAGGAAAAAACAGAGTACAGCGTTAAGAGCTGCAAACGAAATAGACACGATAATGAGCAACCGCTGGATCTCTGAGTATGATTCTAAGATTTCATTACGAACCTCTGAACCCAGAGGATACTTTGTCAAGTAGCTGAGCGGCGAATTGTAGACAGCCAACCCTACTTTGGAGCCTAACCGTTTGATCAACTCCTTCGCCAGACGTTGTGTCCAGATCGCGCCAGCGATCGAAGCCCCCACTGCATTACCGATCTGATATACAGACATGAGCAGTCCAGTGGCAACAGCCATCTCTTCGTGGCTTGTCGAGGCATGCACCAAAGTCCACATGGGAAAACGGACCATACTGCCGGCTATGCCGACTACGACTTCGGCACCAATAAGTCCAGAAATACCATCATAAGCTACTCTGTACTTGTACAGAAGGCCCATTCCAAGAAcaccaagaagagatccTGCAACAATAAATGGTTTAGGATGTGGGTAAAAATGTAGCATGATACCGACAACTACGTTTGTGCACGATTGCAAGAAGTTGTACAATTGCCCGATCCGTTGTGCGCTCAACTTGGACTCTCCGAAAGCGACCATTAGAACCGTGATCAAATACTCCAGTTCAATCTGCAGCGCCAACCGCCAGGCAAATTCCATCAATAATGCCACGTAAATCGTCGCATCTCCTAGATAAACCCTAGGAATAAACGGTTTTTTAGCCAACCACAATTCCCACACGAAGAACAAAATTCCACAACAGCCTCCGACAACAATCATCGCGATAATATGGCCTTCTTTCCACTTTGTGGATGCACCGCCAGCCAGTGTGAGCGGCAGCAACACGAGCACCAGAAAAGCAGTGAACAGCACAATACCGATCAGGTTGACATCTTCTGTAAGCTTCCACAACGCCTGTTTCCAGCTCTGGCCCTGTTTCCTGAACTCAAACTGCGGTAGCCTGCCCTCACGCCACGCAAGATACTGTGCATACGCATAGGGCAAGATTAACAAAAGGGTGGAGAAGGGCACGATGATACAAAAGATACCATACCCCCACCGCCATTCGTAGGGCACTTTGACTCCAGCCAGCGAATCGACAATGTTCCCACTGACCCATGTGTTGATGATCACCGggatcaagaagatgttCATTGCGAAAGTACGGTCTCTGAGCCCAGAGATATCTGCTGTCAGCGCCGTTGCCAAAAGCCTGAACCCAGAATACCCAAACTGCTGTATCACTACACCAGCAAACAATCCACCAAACGTTGGAGTTGCTGCGCTTATGATGTCCCCCACAGTGTAAAGCACAAGAGCGAAGATCCAGCACTCAATACGCCCGAATCGATCGGACAAACGTGCGTAGGGCACAGCGACCGCAGCTGCGACAACCGACTTGACCGTGTTGATTGACCCAATCTGCGGCTGCTTCTTAAAGGCATTGGCCGCATAAGTCTGGATCGACTGCGAGATCTGACCGCCCAGTCCCGTGCAGTAACCCTGCAAGAATAGCGCGATGAGCAGCGCGATCTTCAACGTCTGAAAACGCACACCGAACGCCGTGAATGAGCCGGCCCGTGATAGTGTAGCATTTACAGCGTCCATCCGACGCACACCATTGCTCAATGGTGGTTCGTTGGTTTGGCTGAGACTACTGCTCTTGTCATCGTCCTCTTCCACgtgatctttcttcaagagctCTGGATCTATCATATTCTCTGCTTCTGTAGCGCATCCATTGCAACGCGTGCTACTTCTGGTGGCTTTGAGCCCTTTTAAATATGCTAGGAATTAACAGGTCGCACCAATTTTTGGCCAAGAAAGTTTTCCAGGGTGCAGTCGGGGCCCTTGCATTACCGTGTCGGATCGTTCGATCGCTTGGCAACGGTGAACCATTTGCTCGAATCGGAACTCTGGAAAAAGACGTCGTAGCATTGATTCGTACAATTGCTTCTTCGAGGTTTAAAATCCGGTAGAATTAGATGAACTAGGCAGGCTCAACATGAAAATAGCAAATGGCCAGTTTATTCGCAAATATATGAACGCGCTCTGAGTCACACACACCTGGAAACTGCTTGGAGTTGTGAACTGTTGGCTTCATGGTCGATTTTTTTCCATCAGATGTGATACTGAGCTTAATTTGAAGCCATGGAAGATCAGGCACTGTGTGTTTGGAAAGTTGTTTGCATTGCATCTGCCATCTTCAACATTGAACGACTAGCCAGTGACTGCAGGAGGATGTCAGGAAAATGAGAGAGTATACGACAGGCTGTAATTTATCATTGGCAATTAAATGATAAAGAACACAAGCACACGGATTTATCTTGGAGTATAGGAATTGTCGGAGTGCGCAGCAGGTCGCACTCGATACGTGTTCGAATAACATCCTGGCAAAATCTTTGTATTTGTCAGGACGGCAAGGTGATCGGTTGGTGTCTTGTTGTGATCGTTTTCCATGAAAATCGCTTCGGGTGAAAACATCATAGATCAATCAATAACTCATCAGTCATAAATTTCATCCTTTAATTAATATCTGAGTGGCTCTATGTTCACCAAAAGAACTTGGATTGTGTGTGCTTTTCGCAGCAGGTGGTAATGCAGTTTCTGAAACTACGAGTCGACCTTGCATCAGTACGTAGCATGCGGCCCTACTTTACCGCGAATTCATTTTAGGGCCTTGCTTCCTCCAAATACTTTCTTGCTTAGCCTATGGTTTGTTCCTCTtttactttcaaagaatgcTCTATTTGTCAACGAGAGCATTTTCGTTCGAAACCTAATCCTGACTAGACCGATCATCGTTGTTCAGgaacttcatcttccaaatacaTCACATTTGATAGCGCGAGGCCTCCACTTGAGGAGAAAACTGGCTTAGTGGTCGAAGGTGGAATGTTTTTGGCACTTCTGAGCGTAAAAgtagcttctttcaagtaagGATGGGTAGAATAGGCCGGTTTCTGCGTATTGAGTCAGCCACAACGGTGCATGATGGAATCGCGTCCGTTGATAGCGGAGCTCCAGAAATTGCTGGAAGATATCTCTAAACCGGAAGGCCTTAATATCTCTCACTGTCTTAGGCTACCGCAGTCACTTCAATTGCGCAGGTCCCATTCCATGACCTCTCTCCTATTTCTAATTTGTACTAGGTCTAAATGTGGTAAAGCGCTCACTTTTAGGTCTGTTCCAAGGAAACCCATGTACTGAATTTATCTCGTTTGCATGCGCCGCTGGATGAAGGGCTCCAGGATGCTGATGGCAGGATGTTGATGTAAAGGATGTCGGGATACGAATGGACATTGACTCGTAATGATTTATAGTACGCGCTACTTTGAACTTCATATGGTGGTTGTTTCAATTCCATACTCAACGTCCGCTAATGAATGTATTCCAAAGCT
This window encodes:
- the HNT1 gene encoding adenosine 5'-monophosphoramidase (similar to Saccharomyces cerevisiae HNT1 (YDL125C); ancestral locus Anc_7.287) — protein: MSIKQDAACIFCKIIKGEIPSFKLIETAHAFSFLDIQPTSEGHALIIPKYHGGKLHSVPDEFLADVLPIAKKLAKALELDTDGIDSPVGYNLLQNNGKIAHQVVDHVHFHLIPKRDEKTGLIVGWPAQETDFEKLGQLHKKLLAKLEN
- the DLD2 gene encoding D-lactate dehydrogenase (similar to Saccharomyces cerevisiae DLD2 (YDL178W); ancestral locus Anc_7.286), which codes for MIRSTVTRQLVRTVALRQCRYAPVVLRTACVSPNVHNHRFYATKIQPKLTSENYPSVKRNPNYKQLSSEDLNFFKSILTENEILQASESEDLAFYNEDWMRKYKGQSKIVLKPKSVEKIAKIVKYCNEQKLAVVPQGGNTGLVGGSVPVFDEIILSVANLNQIRHFDPVSGILKCDAGVILENADNFLAEHGYIFPLDLGAKGSCHVGGVVATNAGGLRLLRYGSLHGSVLGLEVVMPNGDIVNSMDALRKDNTGYDLKQLFIGSEGTIGIITGVSIMTPTRPKAFNVSFLAVESYEAVQQVFVKAKKDLSEILSAFEFMDSNSQELTKQHLPDSPHPFEDKYPFYVLIETSGANKEHDDAKLEAFLESAMEEELVVDGVVAQDETELKNLWQWREMIPESSQAGGGVYKYDVSLPLKDLYSLVEAANTKLAEAGLVGEAPKPVIQAIGYGHVGDGNLHLNVAVREYSKDVEKALEPFVYEFVSSKHGSISAEHGLGFQKKNYIGYSKNAEEVKLIKDLRTHYDPNAILNPYKYV
- the TDEL0H01590 gene encoding uncharacterized protein (similar to Saccharomyces cerevisiae YDL177C; ancestral locus Anc_7.284) — translated: MNESELLVDRKSKFQGRCCTLTNRTKIDEILQNLLENDKRVRKASHPHMYAWRIGATEQGSSDNGENGAGQRLLTLLHQANVVNVLVIVTRWYGGIPLGSSRFRHISSTAVASLKKGGFLP
- the ENB1 gene encoding Enb1p — translated: MIDPELLKKDHVEEDDDKSSSLSQTNEPPLSNGVRRMDAVNATLSRAGSFTAFGVRFQTLKIALLIALFLQGYCTGLGGQISQSIQTYAANAFKKQPQIGSINTVKSVVAAAVAVPYARLSDRFGRIECWIFALVLYTVGDIISAATPTFGGLFAGVVIQQFGYSGFRLLATALTADISGLRDRTFAMNIFLIPVIINTWVSGNIVDSLAGVKVPYEWRWGYGIFCIIVPFSTLLLILPYAYAQYLAWREGRLPQFEFRKQGQSWKQALWKLTEDVNLIGIVLFTAFLVLVLLPLTLAGGASTKWKEGHIIAMIVVGGCCGILFFVWELWLAKKPFIPRVYLGDATIYVALLMEFAWRLALQIELEYLITVLMVAFGESKLSAQRIGQLYNFLQSCTNVVVGIMLHFYPHPKPFIVAGSLLGVLGMGLLYKYRVAYDGISGLIGAEVVVGIAGSMVRFPMWTLVHASTSHEEMAVATGLLMSVYQIGNAVGASIAGAIWTQRLAKELIKRLGSKVGLAVYNSPLSYLTKYPLGSEVRNEILESYSEIQRLLIIVSISFAALNAVLCFFLPGYTVSEKQSFTQEEREKKKLEMKQQWPLRRLIGY